From Phragmites australis chromosome 5, lpPhrAust1.1, whole genome shotgun sequence, a single genomic window includes:
- the LOC133919551 gene encoding protein RGF1 INDUCIBLE TRANSCRIPTION FACTOR 1-like: MAIDHASPLGLKSRGAMGGGECDDEAENQRWPPWLKPLLSTSFFVQCRIHADAHKSECNMYCLGCMNGALCSLCLAHHRDHHAIQIRRSSYHDVIRVSEIQKVLDITGVQTYIINSARVVFLNERPQPRPGKGVTNTCEVCERSLLDCFRFCSLGCKIVGTSRGYGPRKKHGGRGGGDGSGNKKKRAAIKDLGSDSEDSFNSTSGGSSDKSSVVQSFSPWTPPPTSASYRSGNKRRKGVPHRSPFGSLIVEF, translated from the exons ATGGCTATCGATCACGCGTCCCCTCTCGGACTGAAGAGCAGAGGCGCCATG GGCGGGGGTGAGTGCGACGACGAGGCGGAGAACCAGCGGTGGCCGCCGTGGCTGAAGCCGCTGCTGTCCACGAGCTTCTTCGTGCAATGCAGGATCCACGCCGACGCGCACAAGAGCGAGTGCAACATGTACTGCCTCGGCTGCATGAACGGCGCGCTCTGCTCCCTCTGCCTCGCCCACCACCGCGACCACCACGCCATCCAG ATACGGAGGTCGTCGTACCACGACGTGATCCGGGTGTCGGAGATACAGAAGGTGCTGGACATCACCGGCGTGCAGACGTACATCATCAACAGCGCGCGCGTGGTGTTCCTCAACGAGCGGCCGCAGCCCCGCCCCGGCAAGGGCGTCACCAACACCTGCGAGGTCTGCGAGCGCAGCCTCCTTGACTGCTTCCGCTTCTGCTCGCTCGGATGCAAA ATTGTCGGTACGTCCCGTGGCTACGGCCCCAGGAAGAAGCacggcggccgtggcggcggtGACGGCAGCGgtaacaagaagaagagggcGGCGATCAAGGACCTGGGTTCGGACTCGGAGGACTCGTTCAACAGCAccagcggcggcagcagcgaCAAGAGCAGCGTCGTGCAGAGCTTCTCGCCGTGGACTCCGCCGCCGACCTCCGCCAGCTACCGCTCCGGAAACAAGCGCCGCAAGGGCGTCCCGCACCGGTCGCCCTTCGGCAGCCTCATCGTCGAGTTCTAG
- the LOC133919552 gene encoding uncharacterized protein LOC133919552, giving the protein MKAEKAAVGLAIGGDEWQCRKHPAARSGGGVCPYCLRDRLLRLCPNCAHVRPCPCTSCASPSSSSSASGDTVGRVHSLIEREHRIARSRSVAAGSSVAFAAPAAASGRGGRRKARVWGWPPFWKPAARDGDAELEDEEGLGLPRSSSVSATAVEAKAAAVAARARWGWHFPSPLKAFRHRRSSTSVLGRV; this is encoded by the coding sequence ATGAAGGCGGAGAAGGCAGCGGTGGGCTTGGCCATCGGCGGCGACGAGTGGCAGTGCCGGAAGCACCCGGCCGCAAGATCCGGCGGTGGGGTGTGCCCGTACTGCCTCCGCGACAGGCTCCTCCGCCTCTGCCCCAACTGCGCGCACGTGCGGCCCTGCCCCTGCACGTCGTGCGCCtccccgtcctcctcctcctcggcctccggcgACACGGTTGGCCGCGTCCACAGCCTCATCGAGCGGGAGCACCGGATCGCGCGGTCGCGGTCCGTCGCCGCGGGCTCCTCCGTCGCgttcgccgcccccgccgccgccagcggcCGAGGCGGGAGGCGAAAGGCGAGGGTTTGGGGTTGGCCGCCGTTCTGGAAGCCGGCGGCGAGGGACGGAGACGCGGAGCTGGAGGACGAGGAGGGCCTGGGGTTGCCGAGGTCGAGCTCGGTGTCCGCGACGGCcgtggaggcgaaggctgcGGCGGTTGCGGCGAGAGCGCGGTGGGGGTGGCACTTCCCGAGCCCGCTCAAGGCGTTCCGGCACCGAAGGTCGTCGACGAGCGTGCTGGGGCGGGTGTGA